AGCAATTATGTACGCGATGATCTGGCACAGTACCTATCGAATGCCGCCTGTGATGCCTGTGATGGTTCACGTCTGAATGAAATCTCGCGTAATGTGAAGATTCTGGACAAAACCATCGCCGACATTACCCGCATGTCGATTGGTGATGCCGAAAGTTATTATCAGAGCCTGAATCTGGAAGGTGCCCGTGGTGAAATCGCGGACAAGATTTTCAAGGAAATTCGTGAACGTCTGCACTTTCTGGTGTCAGTCGGCCTGAATTATCTTAGTCTGTCACGTTCTGCCGAAACTCTGTCGGGTGGTGAAGCACAGCGTATCCGTCTGGCTTCCCAAATCGGTGCCGGCCTGATGGGTGTCATGTATGTTCTGGATGAACCTTCGATTGGCCTGCATCAGCGTGACAATGATCGCCTGTTACAAACCCTGATCCGTCTGCGCGATCTGGGCAATACCGTACTGGTGGTTGAACATGATGAAGATGCAATCCGCGCCGCTGACCATATTATTGATATTGGCCCGGGTGCCGGGGTACATGGCGGATATATCATTGCGGAAGGAACCTATCAGGAACTGGCAGAACACGAAGATTCCCTGACTGGAAAATATCTGTCTGGCAAACTGAAAATTGAGGTGCCAAAAAAACGCATCCAGCCCCCTAAACCGGAAGAACAGATCAAATTGATGGGCGCCGCCGGGCACAACCTAAAGAAAGTCGATCTGATCCTTCCGTTGGGCATCATGACCTGTATCACCGGGGTATCCGGTTCAGGTAAATCGACCCTGATCAATCGAACCCTTCTGCCCTTGGCAGCAACCCAGCTCAATGGTGCGACCACGCTGACCGCTGAAAAGTTTGATTCAATTGATGGCCTGCAGTATCTGGACAAAGTGGTCGATATTGACCAGAGTCCGATTGGCCGTACACCACGTTCAAACCCAGCAACCTATACCGGCCTGTTCACGCCGATTCGTGAACTGTTTTCACAAACACAGGAAGCCAAAGGTCGTGGTTATACGGCGGGTCGTTTCTCGTTTAACGTGAAAGGTGGACGCTGTGAAGCCTGTGAAGGAGACGGGATGATCAAGGTAGCAATGCACTTCCTGCCAGATATGTATGTGCCCTGTGATGCCTGTCAGGGCAAGCGTTATAACCGTGAAACGCTGGAAGTGAACTATAAGGGCAAAAACATCTCAGATGTGCTGGAAATGACCGTCGAAGATGCCATGCATTTCTTCGATGCCATTCCGGTGATTCACCGTCGTCTGGAAACCTTGCATCAGGTGGGATTGGGTTATATCCGTCTGGGTCAGTCTGCGACCACTCTTTCTGGTGGTGAAGCGCAACGGGTGAAACTGGCGCGGGAGCTGGCCAAACGCGATACCGGTAAAACCCTGTATATTCTGGATGAGCCTACTACGGGTCTGCATTTTCATGATATTGCCAAGCTGCTGGACATCCTGCATCAGCTACGCGACAAGGGCAATACCATCGTGGTAATTGAACATAATCTGGACGTGATTAAAACTGCCGACTGGGTCGTGGACTTAGGTCCTGAAGGCGGCTCGGGTGGTGGTATGATTGTCGCGGAAGGTACGCCTGAACAGGTCGTGAAAGTCAAAGCTTCACATACGGGTAAATTCTTGAAGCCGTTGTTAAAGTGATTTAGAAAGGGCTCATAAGAGCCCTTTTTTATTCTTTTAATCTTTTTATGACATATTCAATATTTTTTTGTCTTTCAGGGCTAGATACTTTTACCTCCTCATCAAGTACTTCAAATATTAAAGTATTAATTTGTGGCTGTAATTCAACACTGATTTGCTGACTAAGTATCTTTTTTAAAACGCCTAATGTATGAAATTTTTTAAATCTTTCATCTTTTAAATCTTATTAAGAATTAATTCTTTCCAAGCATTTTTAGTTGTAAGCGGCTTTGTTGTATACAGTTTTAAAAGATAAAGTTCTCCTAGCTCACTCAAACTTAAGTGACAACTTAGGTGTGAGGTTGACCTGATTCTATAAATTTATTTAAGGTGGCTATACGTGCATGAATCTCATTGACTGAGCTACTGAAGTGTCTTGCGCTCCGTTTATCTCCCTACCATTTTATGCAATACATTTTAGTGTCTACCGAACTATGTCGATGCTACCCCAACTACTTTTCCCCATCCTTTTTCCTAAGTGTTTGCAGATTTTTAATAATTCATTTCTATCTAAAAATTCCGATTTTTGTCTTTCTAGGGGTTTGTATTTTTTCTTGGTGGAATTATGACAGGTGCTTGATGATCTGAAATGAGCTATCGGCAGTATTTTATATCATAAGCGCTATTGGGATAGATAGAATCTATGCCTTCATCAGAGGATGATTTGATCAAGTCAACCACTGAGTACCTGTGAATCGCTGATATCGTTCGGGGTGAGTTGAACTGCATCTCTTTGCAGCGTTTTAGCATTTATACCAAGGTGAAGCTGAGGCCATAGGCAACGATATTCAGGCTGAGGTTTCTTCTGTTTCCATTCACTTTCACCTAAAAACTCTAGGCCAGTAGAATCTACAAGCCAATGAAGTCTATCACTACATTTTTGCTAGCTGATCGCAATATCAATTTTTGTCTTGTACGAAGTGTGGAATAATTTGGTGCTGTCCCACCGAAACCGTCAAAGAGAATCGAAATAGCAATTTGATCACTAAACAGCATTGAATGGCTGTATCGGTATAGCTTTGATTTCATCCGTGTTTACCTTATGACTGGGTATTCCCTTGGGTCTGAAGATTAAAATTTCTCTATCTCTCTATTTCAGGCCTTCGTAGTTTTTAATTTTTTACTGGGCCTTAAAAAAATAGCTCAAGCTACCACAAGAGGTTTGAGCAAAATTCAATTTAAAAAAATTAAATAAACTTGTTTTTAACCTATTTACACCTGCCACAATTAAGTGCATAATGCACCGCATTAGGGCGAGTTAAATTATTCCTCAGCAGATTTTTTGATTTACCCGGACATTTTGGCGAAAAAACCTCAATTTTCTTTGAAGATTGAGGTTTTTTTTTGTTGTTTATTGATATCTCGCTTTTTGATCTGGTAAAAATGAATCATTTTGGTGCGTTTTTTATTTTTTCATAAAGAAGCTTTGTAGGCTTATTTGCCTTCTATTCATAAATTTAAAATAAAAAAAAGCCCAACCTTGGGGAAAGCTGGGCCGATAAAACGAAAAAATTGTGGAGAATCAGTCAGAATCCTATATAAGTATGAACCATGACCTGATTTCTCTATTATGTGCGATTTCGCCTGCAAAGTAAAGCCTATTATTTTAGTCGGATTTAAGGTTGTCCACCTTCATTAATAGTGACATTTATCACAATAAATTAAAAAACAATGATCTAAATAAATAATTAACAGAAAAATTGTCTATTTAAAATACTTGGACTTTTTATCCTCTATCCTCTCTAAAGCAGAAATTTAAAATTGTTTATACCAATCAAAATTAAAATTTAATCGTTTTTAAGAATAATTAAATCTTCATGATTTAGCTTTTTTTATCATTTTATAAGCTGAACCCTAAGCATAGCTTGCTGTAATTAAAGGCAATTTTAACCTAGCTGAAACATGTTTAAATAAGCAGACTTTTACACAAAATTAATACAATTTTTTAATCGTAAAAAACAAGGACTTAGCAGCTGATTGACTTAATAAATTGTTACAATACAATAGCTCCCCTGTTGTATATCTTCTGTAACTAAACGGTAAATATCATGAAAAAACTCGGTTTAGCCACTGCTTTATTATTAGCCATGACCGGCGCTCAAGCATATCAATTTGAAGTTCAAGGTCAGTCAGAGTTCATCGACAATACTGTTAATGACAAAGATTTCACTGGTGCTGTTCAAGGTACTTACTACTTTAAAAATGTAGATGCATCTAAAGGTCCTTTAGCTGAAGCAGCTTTCTTAAACCAGGCATCAAATGTTTCTTTAGCATATACATATGGCGAATACGATGTAGACGCTGATTTTAAAGACCAAGTTTCTCATACTTTTGGTGCTAAAGCTGAAGCTTATGTTCCAACTAAATTTGTTCCTGCTTATGCAAGTGCATCTTATAGCCACACCATCACTGATGGTAAAGGCGGTCAAAAAGATGACCAAGGCGACCGTTATGCATTAGAATTGGGTGCTGTACTTGCACCTAACTTCTTGGTTGCTGTAGGTTATACTAGCGTCGCTGACCAAGTTTCTTATGACGCATTCAACATGTTCAACAATGGCGTTGTGAAAGCAGCTCTAGAATCTCAAACTATTAATGAAGACCAGGATGCGATCACTGCACGTACTAAATATGTAGGTGCAATTGATGGTACGAACATGTCAATTGGTTTTGAAACTGGTTTAGTATATGGCGAAGATACTGCTTATAACTTAGGCACGACTCTTTTCCTTAACCCTGCTTTAAGCGTGGGCGCATCTTATATGGAATCTAGCTATGCTGGTTCTCCAGACAAAGCTTGGGGCGCGAACGTAAACTACTTCATCACTCCAGCGGTTGCAGTTGGCGCATCTTATGTAAATGCGAATGCTGAAAGCGAAGCGCGCGATACACAAACTGTAGGCTTAAATGCTAAATTCCGTTTCTAATTTCTGATTAGACGTTGAATAGAAAAAAGGACGCTGATGCGTCCTTTTTTTATTGGGCGAAATATTTATTCTGGTGAACGAATCAGGCTCAGGAAATGCAGATGACGCTCATATTGATCAATGATGTCCTGTAGTAAATCTTCCTGTGTCCACTCCATTACATCATAACCCTGCCCACCTTCTTTTAAAAAGACTTCAGCCTGATAAGACTGGTCATCCTCAAGCTCGGACATAAAAGTGGGACTGATCATTTGTGTCATTACCACCTGATAGATAAAATTCATCTCATCCTGATGGTCGACACGCAATTCAATTCCCTCCTCCAGCGCATGAATCTTGACCTGTATTTGACGGCGTTTCAGCTCGGTCTGAAAACTACCAAAAGCCTTGCTTGCTGTAGTATCAATAAATGCCTGCACTTCGGCCTTGCTATGCGGATAATGCATAATCAGTCCCAGCCTTTGCTGCCAGCTGCGCGGATTTTGAATCGCACGCGGCGTAATGCGTGCAGCCTGCACAGCATGCATTTTAATTACATCCAACCTCAGTGCTTTAAGTAGTCCCCAGCAAATGAGCAGCATAATCAGGGTAAAAGGCAAGGCACTCATGATCGTGGCAGACTGTAAGGCCTCCAGACCGCCGACCAGCAGCAAGGTAATCGCCAGCAAGGCCATCACCAAAGTCCAGAACAGACGTTGCCAGACCGGTGATTTTTCAGTTTTTGCTGTCAGATAATCAGTGACTAGTGAACCAGAATCGGCTGAGGTCACAAAGAACAGCATCACCAGCAAGGTTGCCACAATACTGGTGACAGAACTAAAGGGTAAACTGCCCAGAAATTCAAACAGTGCGACCGATGAATCACGCTGCACCGCTTCAAGCAGACTGGTATTGGCTTCATGAATAATACTATGCAGGGCGGCATTGCCCATAAAG
The nucleotide sequence above comes from Acinetobacter sp. 10FS3-1. Encoded proteins:
- the uvrA gene encoding excinuclease ABC subunit UvrA; translated protein: MSQSHIRIRGARTHNLKNVSLDIPRDKFVVITGLSGSGKSSLAFDTLYAEGQRRYVESLSAYARQFLSQMEKPEVDSIEGLSPAIAIEQKSTSHNPRSTVGTITEIYDYLRLLYARVGTPYCPEHDLPMVAQTVSEMVDAVKELEEGTALLLLAPVVRERKGEYTALFEQLQSQGFVRARVDGEIMEIDPPPELDKKKKHSIEVVVDRFKVRDDLGNRIAESFETALRLGGDIAILSWMKDEHEDRVFSAKHSCPECERAVAELEPRLFSFNNPFGACPVCDGLGTRSHFSTEKLIPNAEVSISQGAIRGWDRQRPYYYGMLQKVAEHFGFSLDTPWEELDANTRKKFLYGSGKEKIDLSYIDERGRRHNRVMPFEGILPHLERRYRETESNYVRDDLAQYLSNAACDACDGSRLNEISRNVKILDKTIADITRMSIGDAESYYQSLNLEGARGEIADKIFKEIRERLHFLVSVGLNYLSLSRSAETLSGGEAQRIRLASQIGAGLMGVMYVLDEPSIGLHQRDNDRLLQTLIRLRDLGNTVLVVEHDEDAIRAADHIIDIGPGAGVHGGYIIAEGTYQELAEHEDSLTGKYLSGKLKIEVPKKRIQPPKPEEQIKLMGAAGHNLKKVDLILPLGIMTCITGVSGSGKSTLINRTLLPLAATQLNGATTLTAEKFDSIDGLQYLDKVVDIDQSPIGRTPRSNPATYTGLFTPIRELFSQTQEAKGRGYTAGRFSFNVKGGRCEACEGDGMIKVAMHFLPDMYVPCDACQGKRYNRETLEVNYKGKNISDVLEMTVEDAMHFFDAIPVIHRRLETLHQVGLGYIRLGQSATTLSGGEAQRVKLARELAKRDTGKTLYILDEPTTGLHFHDIAKLLDILHQLRDKGNTIVVIEHNLDVIKTADWVVDLGPEGGSGGGMIVAEGTPEQVVKVKASHTGKFLKPLLK
- the omp33-36 gene encoding porin Omp33-36, producing the protein MKKLGLATALLLAMTGAQAYQFEVQGQSEFIDNTVNDKDFTGAVQGTYYFKNVDASKGPLAEAAFLNQASNVSLAYTYGEYDVDADFKDQVSHTFGAKAEAYVPTKFVPAYASASYSHTITDGKGGQKDDQGDRYALELGAVLAPNFLVAVGYTSVADQVSYDAFNMFNNGVVKAALESQTINEDQDAITARTKYVGAIDGTNMSIGFETGLVYGEDTAYNLGTTLFLNPALSVGASYMESSYAGSPDKAWGANVNYFITPAVAVGASYVNANAESEARDTQTVGLNAKFRF